CGTTCCATGTGTCTGTCCTTGATGGGGCGATCTATCGGGCCAGTCTTATCAAGCGAGGTCCAAGACGTCGGTCATGGAATAAAGTCCGGGCTTGCGGGAGCGTCCCCACAGTGCGGCTTGGAGGGCGCCTCTCGCGAAGATGCGGCGATCCTCGGCTTTATGGGTGAGTTCGATGCGCTCGCCGGGGCCAGCGAAAATCACGCTGTGATCGCCGACGACGGTGCCGCCGCGCAGCGCGGCAAAACCGATCGCGCCTTTCTCGCGCACGCCAGTGTGGCCGTCGCGGCCGCGCACGGAATGATCGTCGAGCGGCACATCGCGCCCGCGCGCGGCGGAAGCGCCGAGCAAAAGTGCGGTACCAGAGGGTGCATCGACCTTCAAGCGATGGTGCATCTCGACGATCTCGATGTCATAGTCGGGCCCGAGCGTGCGGGCGACCTTTTCGACAAGAGCCGCCAGAAGATTGACGCCAAGGCTCATATTGCCGGATTTGACGATCACGGCATGGCGCGCCGCCGCGTCGAGCCGCGCCTGATCCTCAGGAGAAAACCCCGTTGTACCGATCACATGAACGATGCGGGCCTGGGCGGCGAGCCCGGCCATTTCGACGCTCGCCCGGGGCGAGGTAAAATCCAAAATACCGTCGGCGATCGAGGCCGCTTTCAAGGCGTCGCCGCTGATATCGACACCCATGCGGCCACATCCGGCGAGAAGCCCGGCATCCTGGCCGATCGCGATCGAATCCGGCTGTTCCAAAGCGGCGACGAGGCTCGCGCCTTCTGTCTCGTGAATCAATTGGACGAGGGCCCGGC
The Methyloferula stellata AR4 DNA segment above includes these coding regions:
- the dapB gene encoding 4-hydroxy-tetrahydrodipicolinate reductase, coding for MSDMRLVVAGASGRMGRALVQLIHETEGASLVAALEQPDSIAIGQDAGLLAGCGRMGVDISGDALKAASIADGILDFTSPRASVEMAGLAAQARIVHVIGTTGFSPEDQARLDAAARHAVIVKSGNMSLGVNLLAALVEKVARTLGPDYDIEIVEMHHRLKVDAPSGTALLLGASAARGRDVPLDDHSVRGRDGHTGVREKGAIGFAALRGGTVVGDHSVIFAGPGERIELTHKAEDRRIFARGALQAALWGRSRKPGLYSMTDVLDLA